One Pyrenophora tritici-repentis strain M4 chromosome 5, whole genome shotgun sequence DNA window includes the following coding sequences:
- a CDS encoding HHT1, Histones H3 and H4, with translation MARTKPRPKVTGKAGRGGPDGKTVTGGKPAQKALASKARRQVAGKSTRKAPVAVKKKRKFKAGTVALREIKRYQRGFELLLRKLPFSRVVREFAQVHKADIRFQRSAIEALQEATEAFLVGYFEDCNINAIHAKRVTIQEKDSQLARRYFARELLAFL, from the exons ATGGCAAGGACAAAACCACGGCCTAAGGTCACCGGTAAAGCCGGCCGGGGTGGTCCTGATGGCAAGACAGTTACTGGCGGCAAGCCGGCTCAGAAGGCCCTTGCTAGTAAGGCTAGACGTCAAGTAGCAGGAAAGTCTACGCGAAAGGCACCTGTAGCTgttaagaagaagcgcaagtttaAGGCCGGCA CTGTCGCATTACGGGAAATCAAGAGATACCAGAGAGGTTTTGAACTACTCTTGCGAAAACTCCCCTTTTCCCGCGTAGTGCGCGAATTTGCACAGGTGCACAAGGCCGATATCCGCTTTCAACGATCTGCAATCGAAGCTCTTCAGGAAGCTACAGAAGCTTTCTTAGTTGGTTATTTTGAGG ACTGCAACATCAATGCTATTCACGCAAAGAGGGTTACTATTCAAGAGAAGGATTCTCAATTGGCTAGGCGCTACTTTGCGCGCGAGTTACTAGCTTTTCTCTAG
- a CDS encoding Dimer-Tnp-hAT domain containing protein, protein MPVAKEQVGDVPEGLVPAIKLEPPPGFEQDEWEQLTDGFACEADEIDGILDQRGSGGSRKGRPINLSVPYTGSLSGSARAIAQRERKALFDKEEKVLESVRTADRSAKYQLKKSLLQQPKYKLANSARQAKLLEKEWDILSEKRFTQKKSVAKDILAIPIAQVGVERVFNVAKDVIGSRRHRLSARTIQQIMVLKDTISQEEEQGLDYLVAQLGEDGEPIDEVNDLFELPASLEHTFDIDEENQTTEEESEEEVQEERQLPPRKRQRPQRYRDN, encoded by the exons atgcctgtcgcgaaagagcaagtcggcgacgtacctgaaggcctagttccagccatcaaactTGAACCTCCGCCTGGGTTCGAACAAGATGAGTGGGAGCAGCTTACCGAT GGATTTGCGTGTGAAGCTGACGAGATTGACGGTATCTTAGATCAAAGAGGTAGTGGGGGTTCacgaaaaggccgacctaTCAATTTGAGCGTCCCCTATACTGGCTCTCTGAGTGGTAGCGCCCGTGCTATTGCTCAACGTGAACGCAAAGCTCTTTTCgataaagaggagaaggtacTTGAAAGCGTTAGAACAGCCGACCGCTCCGCGAAGTACCAACTGAAGAAATCGCTTTTGCAACAGCCTAAGTATAAATTAGCAAATAGTGCTAGACAGGCTAAGCTGCTAGAGAAAGAGTGGGATATACTTTCAGAGAAGCGGTTTACCCAGAAAAAGTCTG TGGcgaaggatatactagcaATACCAATTGCTCAGGTTGGGGTTGAAAGAGTTTTCAATGTTGCTAAGGATGTTATTGGTAGTCGGAGGCACCGACTATCTGCCCGGACAATACAGCAGATAATGGTTCTTAAGGATACAATATctcaagaggaagaacaGGGTCTAGACTACCTAGTTGCTCAATTAGGGGAGGATGGAGAGCCAATTGACGAGGTTAATGATCTTTTTGAGCTTCCAGCCTCGTTAGAGCATACCTTCGATATAGATGAGGAGAACCAGActacagaagaagagtcggaggaagaggtccaggaggagcgtcaattgccacctcgaaagcgccagcgtcctCAGCGCTACCGTGATAATTAG
- a CDS encoding Gly-zipper-YMGG multi-domain protein encodes MGEKLQEKAEETLGLSVDKEEASKSEGATRFEDKDEAKSTDLGDKIQEKVEGSSDADLDEKNASAANDGEKEDAKSMDLGEKIQKKTEETFGVDLERSVSAASDGATIGGMAGSAVGAVAGIPGGPVGAAVGAAIGGTSGVVVGAVTGVVSDKDQNVGEREKEVRDCEKSHDDANGADEESPDGTAAKEQQVPDVSGATSQIDTDVATEQETEKSQEAAVGESQYCTDDTYVLAAKEELGNGSKKINDDVVGKEEEGAIDSHGKSQDDVVASEDKSADVGTKEIQDDVVEKSQDTTNGAGAEKEQRTSDLETTSHNGTGEQGQEIASGEIQEAASGKTHDDADAQNQNDTNDADAKAEHNKGTDPVSTNHGNLGDEIQRENAQRFGVNLDNDKAATDGSDAKAHGKSGARGKTHERFDSVTSPDMDFSPKAGNFEGSKEEDGKASEEETSATTEIGGKTDEAQTSAITEIGGKTDGDQTNAGEEVEVKTEEDQTDASREEEAKTDGEQMSLTKMMEAKLKAEDTFANSETNAGKEEESKATEDQMGATKEMETEAKGEQKEATEEFEGKANGEQADAIKEMDAKNNGEQADATEDVEIHFNVEQTHSTKEMDIKTHEDHADTTKYIDVQQISATTVINTKATSVDATDAYAKDHMHNEEETQGAEDSSKGTDPVTNNHGNLGDMVQRQNAEKFGVNLAEDV; translated from the coding sequence ATGGGTGAGAAGCTCCAGGAGAAGGCGGAAGAAACTTTGGGACTCAGCGTAGACAAGGAGGAGGCTAGTAAGAGCGAGGGAGCAACTCGTTTTGAGGACAAGGATGAAGCAAAGAGCACAGACTTGGGAGACAAAATTCAAGAGAAGGTGGAGGGGTCATCTGATGCCGATCTAGACGAGAAGAACGCCAGCGCTGCCAATGACGGGGAGAAGGAAGATGCGAAAAGCATGGACTTGGGAGAAAAGATCCAAAAGAAGACAGAGGAGACGTTTGGTGTTGATCTAGAGAGGAGTGTCAGTGCTGCTAGCGATGGGGCTACTATTGGGGGTATGGCAGGTTCAGCGGTTGGTGCAGTTGCTGGTATCCCGGGTGGACCGGTAGGTGCAGCCGTCGGCGCAGCTATTGGAGGCACCTCTGGTGTGGTTGTTGGGGCAGTCACTGGGGTCGTTTCTGATAAAGATCAGAATGTTGGTgagagggagaaggaggTAAGAGATTGTGAGAAGAGCCACGACGACGCAAATGGCGCAGATGAGGAGAGTCCAGATGGTACTGCTGCAAAGGAGCAACAGGTCCCGGATGTCTCTGGTGCAACAAGCCAGATTGACACGGATGTCGCAACTGAGCAAGAAACAGAGAAGAGTCAGGAAGCCGCTGTTGGCGAGAGCCAATATTGCACGGATGATACGTATGTTCTAGCTGCAAAGGAAGAGCTTGGAAATGGGAGTAAGAAGATTAACGATGACGTCGTTGGAAAGGAGGAAGAAGGTGCGATCGATTCTCACGGAAAGAGTCAAGATGACGTCGTTGCTTCCGAGGATAAGAGCGCGGATGTCGGAACCAAGGAGATTCAGGACGACGTTGTTGAGAAGAGCCAGGATACTACAAATGGTGCCGGTGCAGAGAAAGAGCAGCGCACGAGCGATCTAGAGACGACAAGTCACAATGGTACGGGTGAACAAGGTCAAGAAATTGCCAGTGGAGAAATCCAAGAGGCTGCAAGTGGAAAGACTCACGATGATGCCGACGCCCAGAACCAGAACGACACAAACGACGCCGATGCAAAGGCAGAGCACAACAAAGGAACCGACCCAGTATCGACAAACCACGGAAACCTCGGCGATGAGATTCAGAGAGAAAATGCTCAGAGATTCGGCGTCAATCTGGATAACGACAAAGCCGCTACTGATGGGTCTGATGCAAAGGCCCATGGCAAGAGCGGTGCAAGAGGAAAGACTCACGAGCGTTTCGATAGTGTAACCTCCCCCGACATGGATTTCAGCCCCAAAGCTGGAAATTTCGAAGGTAGCAAGGAAGAAGATGGAAAAGCCAGTGAAGAAGAGACATCTGCAACCACGGAGATTGGCGGCAAGACCGATGAAGCGCAGACATCTGCAATCACGGAGATTGGCGGTAAGACCGATGGAGATCAGACGAATGCTGGCGAGGAGGTTGAGGTCAAGACCGAAGAAGACCAGACAGATGCTAGCAGAGAAGAGGAGGCCAAGACCGACGGAGAGCAGATGTCTCTCACCAAGATGATGGAGGCAAAGCTCAAGGCAGAAGATACGTTCGCTAACTCGGAGACTAATGCTggcaaagaagaagagagcAAGGCGACCGAAGATCAAATGGGTGCTACCAAAGAGATGGAGACAGAGGCGAAGGGAGAGCAGAAAGAGGCTACCGAAGAATTTGAAGGCAAGGCCAATGGAGAACAAGCGGATGCAATCAAGGAGATGGACGCCAAAAATAACGGAGAGCAGGCGGATGCTACCGAGGATGTAGAGATCCATTTCAATGTGGAGCAGACACATTCTACAAAGGAGATGGATATCAAGACCCACGAAGACCATGCGGATACAACCAAGTACATTGACGTACAGCAAATATCTGCTACCACAGTGATAAACACTAAAGCCACGAGCGTGGATGCAACAGACGCCTACGCGAAGGACCACATGCACAACGAAGAAGAGACACAAGGTGCTGAGGATTCAAGCAAAGGAACAGATCCTGTGACAAACAACCATGGAAACTTGGGCGATATGGTTCAGAGACAGAACGCGGAGAAATTCGGGGTCAATCTTGCGGAAGACGTGTAG